Within Serratia odorifera, the genomic segment GATGAAGACTTTATTATCGATACCGTGCCCGATTGCGCGAATATGATGGTCATTAGCGGATTGAGTGGCCATGGTTTCAAGTTTGCCAGCGTGTTGGGCGAAATTGCCGCATTGTACGCCCAGGATAAAACCATTCCGTTCGACATATCGCCGTTTGCGCTGCGCCGTTTCAATCACGACTGATTAGGTTTGTCGTCGCCTGCGACCGCTCGGCGCAGGCTGATTCCACTTTCGTTGCTCACCCCTTTGCGGCTCGCTATCCGCTCTACGTTCACTTTGCCACGGAAAAAGCTTGCACTGTAGTCTGGATTTCCGAGTTGTAGAGTGTTGGCATTCCCCCTATTTTACAGATGTAATGCCCGATGTATTTTGCTTTATCACAAGGATGTCACCATGAAACTACTTGTCGTGGACGAATGCGGCTACACCTGCCTGGGAATTGCCGGCTATTTTACCCCCCATGCTTTCAGCAGTATAAAATGCGCTAGCAGCCTGGCATCTGCCCTGCCGCTGCTGACCGGTTTCAAACCCACCCACATCCTGCTGAACCTGACCAGCGTCTGTCGGCATAACCTCGTTGACGCCCAGTTACAGCGATTTATCGACGACAGTCATTACGCCACGCTGTTTATCTACCTGGATACCCCCTATCCCTACAGCGATAATCCAATACGCATCGCCGATAACGCGTTTCTGTTCAGCAAGTCGATCCTGTCCAAGGCGTTACGCATCTTGCGTGACGAACCGGTTATGCCGCAGGAAAATCGGACCCATTCACTGTTCAGCCCGCAGGAACTGACCGTCATGCGGTTCTGGATGGCGGAAATGCCAAACTACCGCATCGCGCGCAAACTGCAGATCAGCTCACACACCGTTTATGTGCATAAACGCCATATCACTGAAAAGATCAACGTCCGCAACCGGCTGGAATTCTATTCGTTATATAACGTGCTGCGTTATTTTTACCCACCGGCTGCACCGCTCCATGGTGCCTATCTCACGCAACTGGCGGTATAGGCCTACTTTCCTTGCCTGTCGTCACTCGGGCGGCGTAGCCGGCTGCTGGCGTGGTTCCCGGCCATCGCCAAGGATCACCGCCAGTCGGTGGCCGCCATCGCTGGCTTCCAACGCTATACGCGCGATGATAGTCAGCGGCACCGACAGCAGCATTCCGACAGGCCCCATCAGCCAGCCCCAGAATATCAGCGACAGGAAGACAACCAGCGTCGACAGGCCCAACCCGCGCCCCATCACGCGCGGCTCGAGCATATTGCCAATCACCATATTGATCAGTACAAACCCGCCGGCCACCGCCACTGCATCGCCCACACCATTAAATAACAACGCCTGGATTAACGGCGGAATAGCGGCTATCACCGAACCAATATTGGGAATGTAGTTTAATAAAAACGCCAGCAATCCCCAGATAAAGGCAAAACGCACCTCCAGTAGCGCCAGGAATATCCAGACGATCACCCCGGTCGCCAGGCTGATAACCGTTTTAATCACCAGATAATGGGTGACGCCTTGCACCGCGCGCTGGATATTGGCAATGCCCTCATGCGGTTTATCCAACGCCTGTTGCAGTTTGTAAGGCAACAGCGGCACTTCAAACAGCATAAACACCACGGTCATCAACAGCAGGAAGATATTGCTCATCGCGCCGGAAAAGTGGCTCAGCAAGCGCGTCACCAGATTCATCGCGGCGGCGGGATCGATATAATGCGCAATAACCTCAAGGGAAATGGTGATATTGAAACGGTCGGCATAATACTGCAACTGACGCATTTTCTCCGCCATCATGCCGCGATATTGTGGCAACGAGCGGGCAAATTCGTTGAGTGAAGCCCCCAACATACCGATAAACAGCATCAGTAGCACCACCACCGCCGCCACCAGTAGCGCGATACCCAGCGCGCGTGGAATACGCCAGCGTTCGAGCACCACCACCAGCGGGTTAAGCACGATAGCAAAAAAAACCGCCAGCAAGAACGGCACGACAATGTCGGACGCGGCTTTGACGCCAGCCAGGATCACCACAATCATCGCCAGCAATAACGCCATGCGCAGCGTACGATCGGTCAAGATAGTTCGTCCCATTATGGTTTCCTTGATACCCTGAAGGCACATGGCCAGACCGGCCTGTGAAGCCTCCATGTTAGCAAAATCCGTAGCTGGACAGCAGGATTACCCAGCGCCAATGCTGATGAATCATGGTGTCAAAAACGGTTCACATTTTTTTTTACCGTGCCATGGCAGTTGAAAACGGCTTTTTTGCTCAATTATGTCGATGATATTTACGTAAGATTACAAAAGCGGCGATCGTGAGATTAAAATTATATAATTCAACAAAAAATAATAAACCGACGCGCCAAAGACTAATACTATCAAACGATATCTTTGACCAATTTCGACAGCTTAAAACAAATTATTTGATTGAGATAAATAAGAAGTAACATAGATAAATTAATTATTGATTTTATGTTTTTTAATGTTTAATTATTGCAACCGAACATAGGGAAAGTAAGGAAGTCCGATGCTCTGGAAAAACACCGCTGACCGCTTTGGTCACATTTCGATTTTGCTTCATTGGCTGGTCGCGTTGGCCGTC encodes:
- a CDS encoding LuxR C-terminal-related transcriptional regulator, with translation MKLLVVDECGYTCLGIAGYFTPHAFSSIKCASSLASALPLLTGFKPTHILLNLTSVCRHNLVDAQLQRFIDDSHYATLFIYLDTPYPYSDNPIRIADNAFLFSKSILSKALRILRDEPVMPQENRTHSLFSPQELTVMRFWMAEMPNYRIARKLQISSHTVYVHKRHITEKINVRNRLEFYSLYNVLRYFYPPAAPLHGAYLTQLAV
- a CDS encoding AI-2E family transporter, coding for MGRTILTDRTLRMALLLAMIVVILAGVKAASDIVVPFLLAVFFAIVLNPLVVVLERWRIPRALGIALLVAAVVVLLMLFIGMLGASLNEFARSLPQYRGMMAEKMRQLQYYADRFNITISLEVIAHYIDPAAAMNLVTRLLSHFSGAMSNIFLLLMTVVFMLFEVPLLPYKLQQALDKPHEGIANIQRAVQGVTHYLVIKTVISLATGVIVWIFLALLEVRFAFIWGLLAFLLNYIPNIGSVIAAIPPLIQALLFNGVGDAVAVAGGFVLINMVIGNMLEPRVMGRGLGLSTLVVFLSLIFWGWLMGPVGMLLSVPLTIIARIALEASDGGHRLAVILGDGREPRQQPATPPE